A segment of the Gemmatimonas sp. UBA7669 genome:
TTGCACCAGGCGCGGGAGGCTGCGGCGCGGCCGGGGTGGGCGCAGCGGGAGTGGGTGACGCCGCCACGCCGCGGATGGGCGTGGGTTGACGGACTGTGCCAAAGGCCGGTGTCGGTTCGCGATGACCGGCGGCCCCTGCGAAGAAGCTGTCGCTGAGTGAGCCAACGTCAGGCGACTGCGGGTCGAACGCCGACGCGAGCTGACGCGCCGCGAACTCGTCCTGTGCGGAGGCCGACGCCGGCGCCTCGTCTCCAAACAGCGACGCGAGACTGTCGTCATGCGCGGCCTCGACTCCCGGCGCTTGCACGGCAGGCGTACGAACCGGAGTGGCATAGGCGGCGAGCGACGCGGCGGGTGTGCTGCGCAGCGGCGGCGAGAAGACCGGCGTGGAATACGCCGGCGTGCGGCGCGAGACCCGTCGCGCGGCCAGGCTCGCGAAACGCTCCCGGGCCGTGTACACGGCGATCGGCTCCGCATGGCCTGTCTCGCTCTCCGGAGCGACGATTGCCGCGGAGACGGGTTCGCCGAACGCTGCTCCGTCTGCTTCCGGTGCCACGTCCACGCCAGTAGCCGCGGACTGCTGCATGTCCTGCAGCTCCTGCAAGCGAGCAGCCAGCACGGGGTCATAGGGACGCCGGCGTACCAACTCCTCGTACACGGTCACGGCGCGATCGACAAAGCCCTGAGCCACCAGCAACTCGCCCATGGTCTCGGTGACAAACGCCGGCGACGGTTCAGTCGGTTCTTCGGACGCTTCTTCAGACGGTTCCTCGGTCAGCTCGTCGTTGAGCGACGCAAAAGACTCTTCAGATACCGCGCGTACTTCGGTCTCCGCAACAACGACATCTTCAAACGGCGCGACGATCTCCGGCTCTGTCTCCGCGGCGTGCTCCATCACGTCAGCATCGGCGCCGAACGCACGGACATCGTCGACCACATCATGGACAACATCGTCGACGGCATCATCGACCACACCATTGACGGTGTCGATGGCGCTGTCCGTCAAATCCATCAGCGGCAGGGTGATCGGCGAATCGGTCTGTGCGAAGTGTGCCACGTGCTCGTTTGCAAACTCACTGACAGACTCGGCCACCAACTCCGTCTCCAGCTCCACCTCGATTTCCGGCTCAGGCTCCGGCAGCGGCATGCTGAGCGCGTCGCCCTTCTCGAGCCCAAAAGCCTGTGCCGCGTCGGGCGTGACCGGCACGGAGAGCGGCGTGACCGAACGCGGCGTCTCACGCCGAGCCAACAGGTCCGTGGTATCGGGCCACTCGGGCGCGACGAGGCCTTCTTCAAACGCCATCGCCGCCTCTGATTCAGCCTGGGCGGCCTGCGCTTCCAACTCTTCGGCCCTGGTTTCGGCAAAAGCCGCCGAAGACGCGACCGGCTCAGCCGGCGCAAAGTGGAAGGGGTCCGCCTCGGCTTCAATCGCCCGCATGGCCGAATCGGGGGTCGGCATGGTGGGCAGGATGGCCGGGAAACTCTCGATGGGTGTTGGCGCGAGGGCCGGCGGGAAGGACGGTGCCTCAGCCACCATGCTGTCGAGATCGATGGGGGCGAAGGCCGCCTGACTGATGGGCGTCGGGATGGCCGGCGCGGCGGTGATCGGCGTGGGAATGGCCGGCGCCGCCGAGACCGGCGTGGGAATGGCTGGCGCCGCCGAGACCGGCGTGGGAATGGCAGGTGCTGCCACGACCGGCGTCGGGATGGCCGGCGCCGCCGTCACCGGCGTGGGGATGGCGGCGAGGTCGATGGGTGTGAACGAGGCCGGCGTGGGCATCGACGGGGCCGGCACGCTTCCGGCCGGTACCGGCGCACTGCCCAGCGCGGGCGTGCCGAACGCCGCCATGGGCACCACCGGCGTGAACGAAGCCGGCGCGGGGATGGCGGCTACCGACGGCGTGGGCGTGGCCAACGAGGCCAACTGCGCCGCGATGTCGTCATTGCGCGGATCCGCTTCGAGCACCCGCTCATACCAGCGGCGGGCCACCTGCGGCTGATCCTGCCGCCGGGCAATGTCCCCGAGATGCCGCAGGGCGATGAGGTTCTCCGGGTCGAGCGCCAGCGCCTGCTCGAACACCCCGCGGGCCTCGTCCAGCTCACCCGTTTCATAGAGGGCCTGACCGAACACGATGTACCCGCTCATGTGCCCAGGCTGCTTGGGCAGATGTTCGCGGCACAGCGCAATGGCCTGCGAGAGATCGCCAGCCTTCCGGAGCTCGTTGGCCAGCGGCGCGAAGAAGCGCCGCGGGTTTTCCTCGAACTTCTTCCGGAGTTCGTCGATGCGGGCAGCGGTGCTCATGCGTACAGGGCCCTCTGGTGTGAACCCGGGGCGGCGACAGGACGCACTGTCACGCGGCTGGCACCGACAGGGTCGGTGATCCGGGGGTTGGATGTATTGATTGTCCGGGGCGATCGGGATGTCAATTGCACGGCGAACTCAGGAAGTGATGACGTGTCTTGCCTTTAGGAGAACGCGACCGCTAGGTTTCGAGGCTCTCTTGCTTCTGCCCCCACCCACGGTGCGGTGGAGGCCTTTCCGTTACGCCGTCCTACCCGACCGAAGGAGTTACGCCCCGTGCTGCAATCGATGCGGAGCGCCGCGAAGTACATCTGGATTTTCATCATCGTGGCGTTCGTCGGCAGCTTCCTGCTGTATGAGACCTCGGGGTTGGCCGGCCGCGCGCCCGTGACCACCACCACGTCCATCGCCACGGTCAATGGTGAGGAACTCCTCCTCACCACTTGGCAGAATGCGGTGAACTCGCTCGAGCAGCAGCAGGTCCAGCAGTCGGGCGGTGCGCTGACGCTCGACCAGCGCCAGCAGCTCGAAGACCGGGCGTTCGACGAGCTCGTGACCGACATGTTGCTGCAGCAGGAAATCAGGAAGCGTGGCATCACGGTTACTGACGACGAAATCCTTCAGGCGGCACGCATGGCGCCGCCGCCGCAGGCCATGCAGTCGCCCGACCTGCAGACCGACGGCCAGTTCGACATGCAGAAATACCTCCGCCTGCTCAGCAGCCCGATGGCGCGGCAGAGTGGCATGCTGGCCGGTCTCGAGGCGTACTACCGCAGCGAGATCCCCAAGCAGAAGCTCTTCGACCAGATCGCCAGCGGCGCCTATCTGTCGGACGAGCGCCTGTGGCAGCTCTACAAGGACCGTCACGACAGTGCCACGGTGAGTTACGTGACGCTGCGTGCGGAGAGCCTTTCGGACACGGCCGTCACTGTCACAGACAGCGAGATCCAGCAGTTCTTCGAACGGAACAAGAAGCGTTTCGAGAAGCCGGGCCGCGCCGTGGTGTCGCTGCTCACGGTGCCGCGTATCGTCTCGGCCGCTGACACCGCGGCTGCCAAGGCCCGCATCGAGGCCCTGCGTGCCGAGATCGTG
Coding sequences within it:
- a CDS encoding tetratricopeptide repeat protein, which encodes MSTAARIDELRKKFEENPRRFFAPLANELRKAGDLSQAIALCREHLPKQPGHMSGYIVFGQALYETGELDEARGVFEQALALDPENLIALRHLGDIARRQDQPQVARRWYERVLEADPRNDDIAAQLASLATPTPSVAAIPAPASFTPVVPMAAFGTPALGSAPVPAGSVPAPSMPTPASFTPIDLAAIPTPVTAAPAIPTPVVAAPAIPTPVSAAPAIPTPVSAAPAIPTPITAAPAIPTPISQAAFAPIDLDSMVAEAPSFPPALAPTPIESFPAILPTMPTPDSAMRAIEAEADPFHFAPAEPVASSAAFAETRAEELEAQAAQAESEAAMAFEEGLVAPEWPDTTDLLARRETPRSVTPLSVPVTPDAAQAFGLEKGDALSMPLPEPEPEIEVELETELVAESVSEFANEHVAHFAQTDSPITLPLMDLTDSAIDTVNGVVDDAVDDVVHDVVDDVRAFGADADVMEHAAETEPEIVAPFEDVVVAETEVRAVSEESFASLNDELTEEPSEEASEEPTEPSPAFVTETMGELLVAQGFVDRAVTVYEELVRRRPYDPVLAARLQELQDMQQSAATGVDVAPEADGAAFGEPVSAAIVAPESETGHAEPIAVYTARERFASLAARRVSRRTPAYSTPVFSPPLRSTPAASLAAYATPVRTPAVQAPGVEAAHDDSLASLFGDEAPASASAQDEFAARQLASAFDPQSPDVGSLSDSFFAGAAGHREPTPAFGTVRQPTPIRGVAASPTPAAPTPAAPQPPAPGATGEFSFDRFFPDPARQTSAASGAEPSVTGNPAASAPPAADDLAQFSAWLKGLGNS